In the genome of Electrophorus electricus isolate fEleEle1 chromosome 26, fEleEle1.pri, whole genome shotgun sequence, one region contains:
- the LOC113569224 gene encoding complement factor H-like isoform X5 — protein MYECTSPRKMLDGAESIHCTKDGTWSVSVPNCIDIKCLPPQILFGTIIEPQEEYQENELIKYACDKGYKATPGTPKCTKNGWSIKPECEEVTCVLQFGIPGVHSTSPSGKNIFKPEESLTLTCRKDHWILGTRLNSQIIKCKDNGEWERSPICNEITCNVPHDENLAFYYFSGDKKLGDTKFYECIHGYQKTASRATCTIDGWSPRTLCTKMTCPEPEIAHAEILRPKDTYTIGDRITIQCFPGYEPVSSFVITCKRQQKWENMKRCTLAKGACGKLTLTNGFIQYSKDHDGAQRASYSCDTGYKAFDEKWWGVVTCQQGVWSHQPQCIRKNECGSLPNVKHGKQIQINEAHQDGQRLKIECDLGYKSRLSSIRCLNGQWETSVCERHRCNTPPEVENAVITSYSTDQELEQLVTFKCKEGLELHGHDTISCINSKWEQTPTCKPFQCPNPDHKIENGVLMTSDHDNKGYWEGDKVEYKCNDGFRFPGENIANCTQREWSYPKCETSPTISLDQDTEIPLNETNQHGDKLLGQENSTVACNGQSQTDSGCEEVTCVLEFGIPGLHSTSPSGKNIFKPGESLTLTCRKDHWILGTRLSSQIIKCKDNGEWERSPICNEITCNVPHDENVAHPFYYFSGDKKLGDTKFYECNYNYRKTASYATCTIDGWSPRTLCTKMTCPEPEIAHAEILRPKDTYTIGDRIRIQCLPGYEPVSSFVITCKRQQKWENMKRCTRLRCDTPPKVENAIITSHSTELEMEQSVTFKCGEGFELHGHDTILCINSKWEQAPTCKHTVVEAAAPAGT, from the exons atgtatgaatgtaCATCTCCTCGCAAGATGTTGGATGGAGCAGAAAGCATACACTGTACAAAGGATGGGACGTGGAGTGTATCTGTTCCAAACTGTATAG ACATAAAATGTCTCCCACCTCAAATACTATTTGGGACCATTATTGAACCACAGGAAGAGTATCAAGAGAATGAACTGATAAAATACGCATGTGATAAAGGATACAAGGCCACACCTGGAACCCCTAAATGCACTAAAAATGGCTGGAGTATAAAGCCAGAATGTGAAG AAGTTACCTGCGTGCTTCAGTTTGGCATACCTGGAGTACATAGTACATCTCcaagtggaaaaaatatatttaagccTGAAGAAAGCTTAACACTTACTTGCAGAAAAGACCACTGGATATTGGGAACAAGACTAAACtcacaaataattaaatgcaaagaCAATGGTGAATGGGAAAGGTCACCGATATGTAATG AAATTACCTGTAATGTTCCCCATGATGAGAATTTGGCTTTCTACTACTTTTCTGGTGATAAAAAACTGGGGGACACAAAGTTTTATGAGTGTATCCACGGTTATCAAAAAACAGCTTCACGCGCTACGTGTACAATCGACGGCTGGAGCCCAAGAACACTGTGTACAA AGATGACTTGTCCTGAACCAGAGATTGCACATGCAGAGATACTGAGACCTAAAGATACTTACACAATAGGTGACAGAATTACGATACAGTGTTTTCCTGGATATGAACCAGTTAGTTCTTTTGTCATCACTTGTAAAAGGCAGCAGAAATGGGAAAATATGAAACGCTGTACTC TTGCAAAAGGAGCATGTGGTAAGCTCACTTTGACCAATGGATTCATACAGTATTCCAAAGACCATGATGGAGCCCAACGTGCTTCCTATTCATGTGACACTGGTTACAAAGCATTTGATGAAAAGTGGTGGGGAGTAGTAACCTGCCAACAGGGGGTTTGGAGTCATCAGCCACAGTGTATAC GAAAGAATGAGTGTGGTTCTCTTCCCAATGTTAAGCATGGAAAGCAAATTCAAATAAACGAAGCTCATCAAGATGGCCAACGGTTAAAAATCGAATGTGATTTGGGCTACAAATCCAGACTGTCTTCCATCAGATGTTTGAATGGCCAGTGGGAGACATCAGTCTGTGAAC GGCACAGATGTAATACTCCCCCTGAAGTAGAAAATGCAGTTATCACCTCTTACAGTACAGACCAGGAATTGGAGCAATTagtgacatttaaatgtaaagaaggTCTTGAACTGCACGGGCATGACACAATTTCCTGTATTAACTCAAAATGGGAGCAAACACCAACATGTAAAC CATTTCAATGCCCAAATCCCGACCACAAAATAGAGAATGGTGTTTTGATGACAAGTGACCATGACAACAAGGGATATTGGGAAGGAGACAAAGTAGAATACAAATGTAATGACGGTTTTCGGTTTCCTGGAGAGAATATAGCTAACTGTACACAGAGAGAATGGAGTTACCCAAAGTGTGAAA CATCACCAACCATTAGTCTTGACCAAGACACTGAAATTCCATTGAATGAGACAAACCAACATGGTGATAAATTGTTGGGTCAAGAAAACAGCACAGTCGCATGTAATGGACAAAGCCAGACAGACTCAGGCTGTGAAG AAGTTACCTGCGTGCTTGAGTTTGGCATACCTGGACTGCATAGTACATCTCcaagtggaaaaaatatatttaagccTGGAGAAAGCTTAACACTTACTTGCAGAAAAGATCACTGGATATTAGGAACAAGACTAAGCtcacaaataattaaatgcaaagaCAATGGTGAATGGGAAAGGTCACCGATATGTAATG AAATTACCTGTAATGTTCCCCATGATGAGAATGTGGCGCATCCTTTCTACTACTTTTCTGGTGATAAAAAACTGGGGGACACAAAGTTTTATGAGTGTAATTACAATTATCGAAAAACAGCTTCATACGCTACATGTACAATCGACGGCTGGAGCCCAAGAACACTGTGTACAA aGATGACTTGTCCTGAACCAGAGATTGCACATGCAGAGATACTGAGACCTAAAGATACTTACACAATAGGTGACAGAATTAGGATACAGTGTCTTCCTGGATATGAACCAGTTAGTTCTTTTGTCATCACTTGTAAAAGGCAGCAGAAATGGGAAAATATGAAACGCTGTACTC GGCTCAGATGTGATACTCCCCCTAAAGTTGAAAATGCAATCATCACCTCTCACAGTACAGAGCTGGAAATGGAGCAATCAGTGACATTTAAATGTGGAGAAGGTTTTGAATTGCATGGACATGACACAATTTTGTGTATCAACTCAAAATGGGAGCAAGCACCAACATGTAAAC ACACTGTAGTGGAAGCAGCAGCCCCTGCTGGTACCTGA
- the LOC113569224 gene encoding complement factor H-like isoform X4, with translation MQSRYHKRPQKFQSCHHLKGLKSRMQMVVKNFLVVLLVCSFTLAQSKDIKCLPPQILFGTIIEPQEEYQENELIKYACDKGYKATPGTPKCTKNGWSIKPECEEVTCVLQFGIPGVHSTSPSGKNIFKPEESLTLTCRKDHWILGTRLNSQIIKCKDNGEWERSPICNEITCNVPHDENLAFYYFSGDKKLGDTKFYECIHGYQKTASRATCTIDGWSPRTLCTKMTCPEPEIAHAEILRPKDTYTIGDRITIQCFPGYEPVSSFVITCKRQQKWENMKRCTLAKGACGKLTLTNGFIQYSKDHDGAQRASYSCDTGYKAFDEKWWGVVTCQQGVWSHQPQCIRKNECGSLPNVKHGKQIQINEAHQDGQRLKIECDLGYKSRLSSIRCLNGQWETSVCERHRCNTPPEVENAVITSYSTDQELEQLVTFKCKEGLELHGHDTISCINSKWEQTPTCKPFQCPNPDHKIENGVLMTSDHDNKGYWEGDKVEYKCNDGFRFPGENIANCTQREWSYPKCETSPTISLDQDTEIPLNETNQHGDKLLGQENSTVACNGQSQTDSGCEEVTCVLEFGIPGLHSTSPSGKNIFKPGESLTLTCRKDHWILGTRLSSQIIKCKDNGEWERSPICNEITCNVPHDENVAHPFYYFSGDKKLGDTKFYECNYNYRKTASYATCTIDGWSPRTLCTKMTCPEPEIAHAEILRPKDTYTIGDRIRIQCLPGYEPVSSFVITCKRQQKWENMKRCTRLRCDTPPKVENAIITSHSTELEMEQSVTFKCGEGFELHGHDTILCINSKWEQAPTCKHTVVEAAAPAGT, from the exons ATGCAGTCAAGATATCACAAGAGACCACAAAAATTCCAAAGCTGTCACCATCTAAAAGGACTGAAATCTAGAATGCAAATGGTTGTAAAAAACTTCTTAGTTGTGCTTTTGGTATGTTCTTTCACCCTAGCTCAAAGTAAAG ACATAAAATGTCTCCCACCTCAAATACTATTTGGGACCATTATTGAACCACAGGAAGAGTATCAAGAGAATGAACTGATAAAATACGCATGTGATAAAGGATACAAGGCCACACCTGGAACCCCTAAATGCACTAAAAATGGCTGGAGTATAAAGCCAGAATGTGAAG AAGTTACCTGCGTGCTTCAGTTTGGCATACCTGGAGTACATAGTACATCTCcaagtggaaaaaatatatttaagccTGAAGAAAGCTTAACACTTACTTGCAGAAAAGACCACTGGATATTGGGAACAAGACTAAACtcacaaataattaaatgcaaagaCAATGGTGAATGGGAAAGGTCACCGATATGTAATG AAATTACCTGTAATGTTCCCCATGATGAGAATTTGGCTTTCTACTACTTTTCTGGTGATAAAAAACTGGGGGACACAAAGTTTTATGAGTGTATCCACGGTTATCAAAAAACAGCTTCACGCGCTACGTGTACAATCGACGGCTGGAGCCCAAGAACACTGTGTACAA AGATGACTTGTCCTGAACCAGAGATTGCACATGCAGAGATACTGAGACCTAAAGATACTTACACAATAGGTGACAGAATTACGATACAGTGTTTTCCTGGATATGAACCAGTTAGTTCTTTTGTCATCACTTGTAAAAGGCAGCAGAAATGGGAAAATATGAAACGCTGTACTC TTGCAAAAGGAGCATGTGGTAAGCTCACTTTGACCAATGGATTCATACAGTATTCCAAAGACCATGATGGAGCCCAACGTGCTTCCTATTCATGTGACACTGGTTACAAAGCATTTGATGAAAAGTGGTGGGGAGTAGTAACCTGCCAACAGGGGGTTTGGAGTCATCAGCCACAGTGTATAC GAAAGAATGAGTGTGGTTCTCTTCCCAATGTTAAGCATGGAAAGCAAATTCAAATAAACGAAGCTCATCAAGATGGCCAACGGTTAAAAATCGAATGTGATTTGGGCTACAAATCCAGACTGTCTTCCATCAGATGTTTGAATGGCCAGTGGGAGACATCAGTCTGTGAAC GGCACAGATGTAATACTCCCCCTGAAGTAGAAAATGCAGTTATCACCTCTTACAGTACAGACCAGGAATTGGAGCAATTagtgacatttaaatgtaaagaaggTCTTGAACTGCACGGGCATGACACAATTTCCTGTATTAACTCAAAATGGGAGCAAACACCAACATGTAAAC CATTTCAATGCCCAAATCCCGACCACAAAATAGAGAATGGTGTTTTGATGACAAGTGACCATGACAACAAGGGATATTGGGAAGGAGACAAAGTAGAATACAAATGTAATGACGGTTTTCGGTTTCCTGGAGAGAATATAGCTAACTGTACACAGAGAGAATGGAGTTACCCAAAGTGTGAAA CATCACCAACCATTAGTCTTGACCAAGACACTGAAATTCCATTGAATGAGACAAACCAACATGGTGATAAATTGTTGGGTCAAGAAAACAGCACAGTCGCATGTAATGGACAAAGCCAGACAGACTCAGGCTGTGAAG AAGTTACCTGCGTGCTTGAGTTTGGCATACCTGGACTGCATAGTACATCTCcaagtggaaaaaatatatttaagccTGGAGAAAGCTTAACACTTACTTGCAGAAAAGATCACTGGATATTAGGAACAAGACTAAGCtcacaaataattaaatgcaaagaCAATGGTGAATGGGAAAGGTCACCGATATGTAATG AAATTACCTGTAATGTTCCCCATGATGAGAATGTGGCGCATCCTTTCTACTACTTTTCTGGTGATAAAAAACTGGGGGACACAAAGTTTTATGAGTGTAATTACAATTATCGAAAAACAGCTTCATACGCTACATGTACAATCGACGGCTGGAGCCCAAGAACACTGTGTACAA aGATGACTTGTCCTGAACCAGAGATTGCACATGCAGAGATACTGAGACCTAAAGATACTTACACAATAGGTGACAGAATTAGGATACAGTGTCTTCCTGGATATGAACCAGTTAGTTCTTTTGTCATCACTTGTAAAAGGCAGCAGAAATGGGAAAATATGAAACGCTGTACTC GGCTCAGATGTGATACTCCCCCTAAAGTTGAAAATGCAATCATCACCTCTCACAGTACAGAGCTGGAAATGGAGCAATCAGTGACATTTAAATGTGGAGAAGGTTTTGAATTGCATGGACATGACACAATTTTGTGTATCAACTCAAAATGGGAGCAAGCACCAACATGTAAAC ACACTGTAGTGGAAGCAGCAGCCCCTGCTGGTACCTGA
- the LOC118240825 gene encoding coagulation factor XIII B chain-like isoform X1, with protein sequence MQSRYHKRPQKFQSCHHLKGLKSRMQMVAKNVLVVLLVCSFTLAQSKDIKCLPPQILFGTIIEPQEEYQENELIKYACDKGYKATPGTPKCTKNGWSIKPECEEVTCVLQFGIPGVHSTSPSGKNIFKPEESLTLTCRKDHWILGTRLNSQIIKCKDNGEWERSPICNEITCNVINDENLAHPFYYFSGDKKLGVTKF encoded by the exons ATGCAGTCAAGATATCACAAGAGACCACAAAAATTCCAAAGCTGTCACCATCTAAAAGGACTGAAATCTAGAATGCAAATGGTTGCAAAAAACGTCTTAGTTGTGCTTTTGGTATGTTCTTTCACCCTAGCTCAAAGTAAAG ACATAAAATGTCTCCCACCTCAAATACTATTTGGGACCATTATTGAACCACAGGAAGAGTATCAAGAGAATGAACTGATAAAATACGCATGTGATAAAGGATACAAGGCCACACCTGGAACCCCTAAATGCACTAAAAATGGCTGGAGTATAAAGCCAGAATGTGAAG AAGTTACCTGCGTGCTTCAGTTTGGCATACCTGGAGTACATAGTACATCTCcaagtggaaaaaatatatttaagccTGAAGAAAGCTTAACACTTACTTGCAGAAAAGACCACTGGATATTGGGAACAAGACTAAACtcacaaataattaaatgcaaagaCAATGGTGAATGGGAAAGGTCACCGATATGTAATG AAATTACCTGTAATGTTATCAATGATGAGAATTTGGCGCATCCTTTCTACTACTTTTCTGGTGATAAAAAACTGGGGGTCACAAAGTTTTAG
- the LOC118240825 gene encoding complement factor H-like isoform X2, translating into MYECTSPRKMLDGAESIHCTKDGTWSVSVPNCIDIKCLPPQILFGTIIEPQEEYQENELIKYACDKGYKATPGTPKCTKNGWSIKPECEEVTCVLQFGIPGVHSTSPSGKNIFKPEESLTLTCRKDHWILGTRLNSQIIKCKDNGEWERSPICNEITCNVINDENLAHPFYYFSGDKKLGVTKF; encoded by the exons atgtatgaatgtaCATCTCCTCGCAAGATGTTGGATGGAGCAGAAAGCATACACTGTACAAAGGATGGGACGTGGAGTGTATCTGTTCCAAACTGTATAG ACATAAAATGTCTCCCACCTCAAATACTATTTGGGACCATTATTGAACCACAGGAAGAGTATCAAGAGAATGAACTGATAAAATACGCATGTGATAAAGGATACAAGGCCACACCTGGAACCCCTAAATGCACTAAAAATGGCTGGAGTATAAAGCCAGAATGTGAAG AAGTTACCTGCGTGCTTCAGTTTGGCATACCTGGAGTACATAGTACATCTCcaagtggaaaaaatatatttaagccTGAAGAAAGCTTAACACTTACTTGCAGAAAAGACCACTGGATATTGGGAACAAGACTAAACtcacaaataattaaatgcaaagaCAATGGTGAATGGGAAAGGTCACCGATATGTAATG AAATTACCTGTAATGTTATCAATGATGAGAATTTGGCGCATCCTTTCTACTACTTTTCTGGTGATAAAAAACTGGGGGTCACAAAGTTTTAG